From the genome of Adhaeribacter pallidiroseus:
TATTGACAAGAAGGTAGATCCTGCTATTTATAAAAGTATTATAAATGAGTTAAAATGCCTTCAAAACGTACATTTTATAAAACGTTTTACTTGTTTTTGGGCTGGATTTGGGATTGTACAAGCTACTTATCAGGGTATAAAAGAATTAATTAATAACCATATAGCATTTGATTATTTGATTCTGCTAAGTGGTCAGGATTACCCAATTAAAACTAACGAGTACATACAGCAATTTTTGCAAGAGCACCAAGGACAATCTTTCATTAATTTTAATCCGTTTCCATTTGATGAATGGGAAGGTGAACGCGGTGGCTGGAACCGGATAGAGTATTGGCATATAATCACCCAAAAATTGTACTATATTTTACCTTGGCTACCTATTTCTTCAAATGGAAATATTTTAAAGAATATTTTTAAAAAAGTAATATCAAAACTAATAAATAAAAGAACCATTCCTGGTGGATTGCACCCGTACGGTGGAGCGCAATTTTGGTGTTTGCACCAAGAGCATGTAAAGTATATTCACCAATTTATTAGCAAGCATCCTAGCTATTTTCGCTTTTTCCGGTTTGTATACGTGCCGGACGAAATTTTATTTCAAACGATTATTGGCAATTCTAGCTACACTAACAAGTTGGAGAATGATACATTACATTATATAGATTGGTCTAGGGTTAATAAAATTTTTACCAAAACTGATCTTAGAGCTATTCAGCAAAATAAGTGCCTCTTTGCCCGTAAGTTTGATCGTACGGTAGATGCAGAAATTTTAGATTTAATTGATACAGAAATACTTGGTATTAAATTCTAAAAGAATGTGTGTTAATATTATTAGAATAGTATGCTTGCAAATAGATTCAAGATTTTGTTTTGTCAAAAACTAAGATTCAGTAATTATAGCTTTGTAGTTTGATGATGGTTTTGGTATAAGTAGTTTTTTTTAATTTGGTTTGAAAGATCGTTTCATGCCTTATTTATAATCTACAAAACCTATTTGCTGATTTTACTCTGATTATGGCAAAGCTTCGTCAAAAATATATTGTAACAAACAATTTAGGTGTTTGTTTTATTAAGTATAAGACTTTCTTTATTTATTAAAGTTTCAATTGAATACATGAAGTAAGCTAACGCGATAAATAATTCTTTATACTCCGTAATATCCCAACTTCTGATAAAGTTATTTCCAAAAGCTAAATATATAACTTGAGTAAATAAACATACAAGTAGAACAATACTTATTGTAAATATATTTTGCCATTGGTTTGTATAGAATCTACTATAACTAAACAAAATCCATAGAGTAGTAAAATAAGCTAGTTGACTGAACACTATATTCCACATGTCGTAATTGTAGGCAACAAATGTAGAACTTACTAAAACAATAAACCGACTAGGTATAAAAAACAATAAGGCACTCTTTTTTTTAAAAAAATAGGTATAATCATTCACAAAAGGGAATAATATCAAGAAAATAAATGAAAAAAATAAAATACATTTTCTGTTTCGTTGGAATAGAAATTATGTAAATTCATTTCATTTTGAATATTCCCTTCAAATATTTTTGGTGTTTTTATCGTAAAAATTCGTTGAAACCAAGAAATTTCTTCCATACCTATTACAAAAAAGCATAATCCAAACAAAATAGAAATTGCTAAAACTGATTTATATTCAGAAATGAGCTGGTGTTTTAATTTAAAACTTAAATAAATAAAAATGGCAGAACTCAAGAAAAACAGATAGGCCGTGATGATTTCGATAAGTTGATCTTCGCGGCTAATGTCCGAAAACTTTTCTGGGTTTTTTATAAATAGTGCTATAAAGGTGATAGAACATGAAATAACAGTAAGAATGATTGCCTTTTTAATTTTAACTGGTATTCTTCCTTGTGCAAATAATTCAATTGTGTTTTCTTTTGTATTATCATTAATACATTGTTCTTTCTTTGAATGAGAAAACAATTTTATACCGTAAATTAATAGAAAGCTACTGCTACCTATTAATGCTGTTCGTGTTAAATAAAGCTCGTTGAATTGAGGTTTATTTTCTTCAATTAGTTCGTAAATAAAATTTCTGTGTAAAAATCCGCCTTCCCAAAGCCCAGATACTGAATGATTATGGATGAAAATAATATCAATGGCTATAACAATCAGAATAAATAAAAAAGAAAGGAAGAATAGTAATAGAGATCTCAAATAATTATTTTTCAAAATCAGATTAGCCTTAAGGTCTTTATTGGGGGAAGCTGTGCTAGTTTTCATGTTATTACAGACTTGCTATCATAATAAAATTTATTTGTATTCAGAGTTAAAAATACTTACTGGATGTAAATTTTAGTAAATAATAGGTATGATAAAAGGAAGTGTAAACAAGGTATACGAATGCAAGTAGTTTGCTGTGAAAATTAGATTTTTTTAAATTTTTGTTGCCATAGCTACTACCGGAGAGTTAAAATTAATCCCTTTTATTAGATCATCGGATCACATTGATTTTTAATTTTATAAAGTTTTATGATTGACTCAACACGCTAATTACTATTTATAGATCGCTTTTGTGTTTCCGGCAGCTATTTTCTAATAATTATCACCTGCTTATAGAACGAATATTATAAAATATCAGTAAATTTATATATTAATTTTGAGTAATAAAACTCAAGGTTTTTTATTTGTTATGTTTAAGGCAAAATTTCTAGTTGTATTGTCTCTTATTCTTGTTTTTATCTCACCTGAATTTAAAACAAGTTTTTTTAGATTTGATTTCAGAAGAGCTCTTGCGTTTAGTAAAAAGGCTAGTCCTTCAATTAAGGAAAATAAATTTGTACAGAATAAATATGGGAGTAATAGGACGACATTGCCTGCTTCTACTTCTTTTACATTTACCTTAAGCAATAGTGCTAGAGTTAGTGCGGGTGTTTATATTACAGATGGCACTCTGATAAAAACACTTTGGAGTGGTATTTTCTATAAAGCGGGCACGCATACCGGAACCTGGGACGGCACCGACGACCAAGGACGGCGTGTGGCGGATGCTAACTATACTATTCGGGTGCTTTCTAATAATGTTACGTATACCTGGGAGGGTGTTATTGGGAATACATCCGATAGTTTAACTGGTTCTAAGGTGCTGCGATCATTGCAAGGCATAGCCGGTATGGCCATTTCTGGCAATACTGCTTATATAGCCACTCATTATAATGAAGGTTCTCCCGCTCAGCTTAAGATTCATTTAAATAATCCTCAAATCAGACAACCCTTGTTTTTAGATCATACAGGTACGGGCCAGAATACAACTTTTGTAGCCACAGATGATAATAAGGTTTATTGGGCTGGATTTGACCCGTTTCAGCCTACCCGTTCTTTTGTCTGGGCATCCCAGGTAAGCAATGATGCCGAAGTAAAGTTTGCTAAAGGCCAGACTCAGTCCACTACCTGGGGTAGAACTTATAGTAGTGCTATAAGCGCAGTTGATGCTCTAGGCTCGGTACCAACCGGATTAGCAGTTCAAAAAAAAGGTTCTTTTTTGTTCGTATCGCGCAAAAAATTAAATAAACTTTACGTGCTTCATAAAATTAACGGTGCTTTAATTAAAACTTTAACTATAACTGATGTAGGGCTATTAGCGGTAGATAACACCGACCGGTTATGGGTACAAACTGGCGGCAAATTAACTAAATATAAAGTAAATAGTATCGGCACTCTTTCCCGTACGGGCGTATCTGTTAGTGGGCTAGCAGATCCACAGGGTTTAGCGGCCTCACATAATGGAGCCCTTGTGGTTGTGGCTGACGGGGGAAATAGTCAGCAATTAAAAGCTTTTAGTAATGTAACGGGGGCTGCCGCCTGGACTTACGGACAAGCTGGCGGGTATGCTACTAATGCAACGGTAAACAACAGTAAGTTTTATTTTAACGATCCCAGCCAAAATGTAGCGGGTAGTTTTATTGCTTTCCAGTCTAATAATTCTTTTTGGGTGGGTGATACTGGCAACAGGCGGGCGCAACATTATTCGGCTAATCGGAATTATATAAAAAGAATTATGTATTTGCCGGGGTTTTATAGCTGCACAGTAGATAAAAATAACCCTAGCCGGGTTTTCGCCAATTACTTAGAGTTTAAAGTAGATTACAGCAAACCCCTGGCGGCTACTAATGGATCCTGGCAATTAACAAAAAACTGGGGCTATTTTTTAAAAAATACTTTATCCAATGTAGATAATAAAAGTTTAATTAATCTTCAGTTTGTTCATACTTTAAAAAACAATCGAACTTATGGTTTCTTGCCGACTCCAAAAAATAAATACCAGATTGTAGAACTGGTACCTGGTGCCAGAATTCGGTTTACAGGCATAGAGCTAGATCGTTCTTACCAATTATATGCCGATGGTTCTTTACGGAAAATTTCGGGAGAAACCAAAGAGAACAGCATACTCACTTGGAGTAAAAAGATATTAATGGGTTTCGATACTACCAAAAATCCTATATGGGGCATTGAAAAAACTATTGCGTCCTCACCGCCAATTACTTCCGAAGACCCCGTAGTAGGAGGACACGTTGTGCGCACCGGCGAAACAACTTCGTCGGGAATAGTAGTTGCTTTTGATGGGGGCGCGGCCGGTTAGGTTACCATTTAGGCGGTATTAAAGCCGGGACTAATAAATGGCTCTGGAAAACCTCTTTAGGAACATCTCCGGATTACCAGGGTATTTTTCCGGCAGATGGGGCATTTGATAACGGTAATGGGGTAGAATATGCCGGCAGCGTGGCCATGGCTTTAGATAAAAGCATCATCTGGGGCTATCACGGTGAATTTTGGAAGCAAGGTCAAACTAATAAATGGAATCATTTTTACGATAACGGACTATTTGTTGGTCAGTTTGGCATCACCCGCTGGGATATAGCAGGGAAAGTAGCCGTTAAAGGAATGGCTGGTAATAGTTTTTCACCGGTTATTGTAAAAACCAGTGATGGAGCGGCTTACTTGTATCATAACGATGAATCAGAGCACGGAGGAATCCATCGCTGGAAAATAAATGGTTTAAATACTATCCGTGAACAAGCCATTCCGATTAAATTAGTTGCAAAAGAGCAAGGTTTGTTAGGTCAATACTTTGCAGGAACAGATCTAAATAATTTTAATATTATAACTACTCGGGTTGATCCCTTAATCAATTTTAGATGGTTGGATGGCAAACCGGCAAATACAAATCTTACCAGTTCCGAAAATTTTTCGGTTAGCTGGATGGGCTACGTAAAGCCATTATACTCCGAGGAATATACTTTTTTTACTAATTCCAACGATGGTGTAAAGTTGTGGGTAGATGGTAAACTTTTAATAGATAAATGGCAGAAGCAAACAGTAACCCAAAATAGCGCCACTATAACCTTAAAAAGCGGTAAACGTTATCCTATCCGGCTAGAATATTTCCAGCATCTTAAACCTGCCGCTGTTTCCTTGTCATGGGCTAGTTTAAGCCAGCATAAACAGATTATACCTGCAGCACAACTTTCTCCGGTTGTTGCTCCCGACAGATCCGGTGGGTTTGATCTTTTAGAAAACTTACCTTATCAGGAAATATTACAAAATGATAAATACGGGTGGAAAAGAGACCCTGTAGCAGAAGATTATTCCCAACTTTATAGTAAATGGTGGAGCGCCCGCACAGGTTTTAAGTCTTTCAAAGCACAATCTCCGGATTTATTTGCTGTTTTCACCCAAAATTTAGGTAACTATTCAATCTCTAGGAACTTAGGAAACTTTAGCAATTTAGTAGCTTGGAAGTTAACTGGTATAATCAGTTACGAAGGCAATTATCCAAATAGATATGTTGCCGATGGTTTTGATGAATCTGGCGGAAGTTATTTGGAAGTGCTGGATAATCAAGGAAAAGTAATAGTCCGAACTTTTCAGAGCATTGATTTTAGTGATAATTGGAAAACGTATGTACAAGCTAATTCCAGAATAATAGCGCAAGGTTCGGAGATAATTATGCGAACAGAAGGTAGCAAACCCCAACCCATTACTATTACTGCTAATAAAGGGAGCATGGTAGTTACCTATGGACAGTATCCTGCCATTAACACGAAAGTTTTTGATCCGAAAAGTAACTGGCGGAATCCTAAAACATTGCGCTTGTATTTCTTTGGCAATGGTTTTAATTATTCACGGGTGATTGATATTGAAAGCATGCTTTTTTCTGTAACTTCTCCGGTGTCTGCTGCCTCTGAGTCAAGCCGTAAGGTGCCACAGATTTTAAATTTAGCAGATACTATTTCTTTAGAAACTATACCTGTTTCATCGCCGGATGATAAAGGGCATAGTGCTTCTTCTGATTTTGTGGTTTATCCCAATCCGGTACAAAGTATGTTACAAATAAAGCATCCGGAAATATTAAGTAATGGTTCTGTCGAAATTATTTCTGCGGATGGCCGAAGAATTAAAAAATGGCTACTGCGTAATGGTTGTACGGTTACTTCGGTTAATGTTGCGTTCTTACGCCAAGGCTTTTATCTGATAAAATTTAATAATATTAGTTCTGTTAAAACTATCCCGTTCATTAAACAATAACTGGTTTCAAGCTGATGTGTAATCATTCTTTAAACATTTTGGTTTAGATTTTTGGATAAAAAATTTCGTTTTTTACAGAATTGTATGGCTGAATAAGTTTACTACCTAGTCTACAGATATTTTGTGTACAAGCAAATAGCTCGAAACGGAGTATAAGAGTTGCGCACCTGGGCATAGTTATGGTTAGGTTATTAAATTATAGCTGTTAGTGAAAACCTTCTAAATACTAAGAGCGGAACAAATGTGTTCCGCTCTTAGTATTTAGAAGGCACGTAGCTTACTGTACGTATTAGTGGGCATATTACTTCCAGTTAAAATCTTTAACTTCTTCGTATACTTTACAAATGCCTTCTTCTAAAGAGGTTTTAGCTTGCCACCCCAATGACTTTAGTTTAGAAACATCCATTAATTTGCGGGGAGTACCATCGGGCTTGCCGGTGTCTGTCTTAATTTCACCTTTATAACCTACTATCTTCTGAATGAGTTGGGCTAAATCCAGAATGGAAATGTCTTCGCCAACTCCTATATTAACTAAGCCCGGTTCGTTGTAAGTTTGCATTAAATAAAAGCAGGCATCAGCTAAATCGTCGGTGTGCAGGAACTCGCGTTTGGGAGTGCCACTTCCCCAGATTGTTACGGATGGCTCCTGATTTTCCCGAGCAGTAATAAACTTTCGGAGTAACGCCGGTAATACGTGCGAGTTTTGCAGGTCATAATTATCATTAGGACCATACAAATTAGTAGGCATCACCGAGATAAAGTTACAACCGTATTGCGTACGGTAGGCATCACACAATTTTATACCTGCTATTTTGGCAATGGCGTAAGCTTCATTAGTTGGCTCTAATTCCCCAGTTAATAAGTATTCTTCCTTTAAGGGCTGATGCGCTAATTTTGGATAAATGCAGGAAGATCCCAGAAATAGTAATTTTTGCACCTTACTTATATAAGCCGCATGTATTACATTAGTTTGAATCATCAGATTATCATACAGAAATTCGGCAGGGAAAGTATTATTAGCCACAATACCACCAACCTTTGCCGCTGCTAAAATTACATAATCAGGTTTATGGATGGTAAAGAACTCATTAACTTGTACTTGATTTCGGAGATCTAAATCTTTAGATGTGCTGGTAATAATATGCGAATAACCTTCTTTTTCTAATTTCCGGATGATAGCCGAGCCCACCATGCCTCGGTGGCCGGCTACATAAATTTTATCGGTTGGTTGCATCTATTCAAACTGGTTCTTTACACGATAACCCGCTTCTTGCAGCATTTTTTCCTGCACAAAATGGTTTACATCAGCTTCCATCATTTCTTTTACTAAAGCTGGTAAGTCATATTTAGGCTGCCAGCCCAATTGGGTCATCGATTTGGTGGGATCACCAATGAGTAGATCTACTTCGGTGGGTCGGAAGTAACGCGGATCTACGGCAACTACTTCTTTACCTGCTTTAAGTAAATAGTCTGGATTAATACAAGATTGAACAATACCTTTTTCATCCACACCTTCTCCACTAAATGCTAATTGAATACCTACTTCTGCAAAAGCCATTTTTACAAAGTCCCGGACAGTTGTTGTAACACCAGTGGCAATCACATAGTCTTCGGGTTTGTCTTGTTGCAGTATCAAATACATGGCTTCTACGTAATCTTTGGCATGACCCCAATCCCGGCGGGCATCCAGATTACCCAGGAAAAGCTTATCTTGTAAACCCATCGCAATTTTAGCTGCCCCGCGTGTAATTTTTCGCGTTACAAAGGTTTCACCTCTTAATGGACTTTCGTGGTTAAATAAAATGCCGTTACAAGCATACATGTTATAAGCTTCGCGGTAGTTTACGGTTATCCAATAGCCATATAACTTAGCCACGGCGTAGGGCGAACGGGGATAGAAAGGAGTAGTTTCGGATTGAGGCACCGCTTGGACCAAACCATATAGTTCGGAAGTAGAGGCTTGATAGATTTTAGTTTTTTCGGTTAATCCTAATAAGCGAACGGCCTCCAGAATACGAAGGGTGCCAATTCCGTCGGCATTAGCGGTATATTCGGGAGTGTCAAAGCTTACTTTAACGTGGCTCATAGCTCCTAAATTATAAATTTCATCAGGCTGTACTTGTTGAATGATCCGGATAATATTAGTGGAGTCACTTAAGTCGCCGTAGTGTAACCGAAAACGAATTTTTTCTTCGTGTGGATCCTGGTATAAATGATCGATCCGATCGGTATTAAACAAAGAACTTCGGCGTTTAATGCCATGAACTTCATAACCCTTACTTAATAATAAATCGGCTAAGTAAGCACCATCCTGGCCTGTAATGCCGGTAATTAAGGCTTTTTTCATTTTTAGTAACTATATCTTTTTAGTTCATTTAGGTAACAGGTATATCAATAAGAGTATAGTTCCTTTATTTAAAAATAATAAAGTCGGCTTTGTTTATAGCTCACTTGCACATACTCCTTCAATTTTATTTTTATACAGAAAGCTTATTTTACTTAAATAGCATGTTTTGTAAAATAAATCTTTTTTGCAAGTACTATACTTCTATATACACACAAGCACAATTATAAATTACACTTATTGGTTCTTACAATTCAAAATTACTATAAAAAAATGCTTCTGTGTATAAATTTTCAAATAATGTTTACATATCAATTATATAATATGTAAATACATATATGTATTGTTTTAACCCTCTTTAATAAATAATTTTACATTATTTTTATATATAATTAAATTAATGAGTATCATTGTTATAAATAAGCCATTTTGATTCCTGTCTCTGCGAAATTGGTTGTTTTATTTAAATATAAATTATTTTTATTTAAATAAATATATATATATTAAATATTGTATATATTTGCTAAAATTATTTATTGTTAAAATTTCAATAAAAAATTTAAGTATTTCTATTTACTGGCAAATAACCACTTACACCGTTTTATAGGCAAATGACACACAAATACACCACCTATTTTAAGTATATCAATATTGCAGTTGATTACTTAATCTTAAATATTGCGATTGTTATAGCTTTAAGCATTGCCGATAATATTTCATTAGTGAAGCATATATCCGAGCTATATAAACTGGATTTTCTGCTCTTAAATCTGTTTTGGTTTTATTGTGCTAAGTTATTCGGTTTATATAATAATATATTGAGTAGAGATGCTATGCCAACTATGAAAGCTACTCTGCTGGCTTTAGTTACATACTATATCGCTATATATTCCCTGAATCTTGCCTTTCCTTTTTTAAACCTTTCCTCAACCTTCTTAATAGCTTTTCACTCGGCGACAAGTGTTTTGATGCCTGTTTGGAAATTTTATTTTTTAGCTATCAGACGTTCAAAACGAAAATTCTGGGTGGAGTATACCCGGATTGTGGTTTTAGGGGCCAGTAGAGCGGGTATTGAAATGAGTAAATATTTAAATACTAATCCGCAGTTAGGCTATAAAGTAGAAGGTATTTTTGATGATAATGCCGGGTTAAATCTGGAAGATCAAACGCATTTAGGCGACATTAACGATTGCTTTGATTTTATGAAAAAATCAGGCATTTCGGAAGTGTATTGTGCCTTGCCCAACAGAGAGGTGAGCAGAATAAAATCGTTGATGCAGGAAGCAGACAAACAGATGATCCGATTTAAAATGGTGCCGGATATTAATGATTTCCTGGAACAAGATGTATATACCGGCAAAAATGGTAAATTCCCGATCTTAGTGCACCGGGCTGAGCCATTGGAAAATAAGACGAACGAAATCCGGAAAAGAGTATTTGATGTAGTATTTTCTTTATTAGTGATTGTTTTTGTGCTAAGCTGGTTAATACCCCTGTTGGGTATTATTATCAAATTAAATTCAAAAGGATCCGTATTTTTCAAACAGCTTCGTTCCGGTAAAGATAATAAGCCTTTTTATTGCTTTAAATTTAGAACCATGACCGAAAACGCCGATTCGGATACGAAGCAAACTTATAAAGGAGATATGCGGGTAACCAAAGTAGGTGCATTTCTTCGTAAAACCAGCATGGATGAATTACCGCAATTTATAAATGTTTTGTTGGGCGATATGTCGGTTGTAGGACCACGGCCGCACATGCTCAAACACACGGAGGATTATTCAGCAGTAATTGACAAATACATGGTGCGTCAGTTTCTTACTCCCGGAATTACGGGCTGGGCGCAAGTAAATGGTTTTAGAGGAGAAACGAAAGAAACCGAGTTGATGTCGAAGCGAGTAGAAGCCGATCTTTGGTACCTGGAAAACTGGTCGTTCTTACTGGATTTAAGAATAGTAGTTTTAACTATTTGGCAGGCAGTTAAAGGAAACGAAAACGCTTATTAGTGGGTATTTTTAAATTTTAGCTTCTTATAACGTGTAACCAAGTTAAAATAGGGATTATAAAAGTAGTTACGGTATAATAAAACTTTCTTTCGGTAAAAACCTTTTTGCAAGTACTAGTTACAGATCCCAATACAAGGCCAGAGACTGCTCCAATTATTCCAAATACAAGTACCTCAATTAATCCCATTTTAAATTTCTTTACTTTATCTTATTTACTCCAAAACCGACTTATTAGTTACGAAGAAATGTCATTTTGGTTGTATAAACCTGGTTTTATTTTGTAATTGAAATATGTTTATCCGAATATATCATAAAACTATATTACCTGACTTATTTATAAAGCTTATTGATTAAATAGAAAATTATACTTTGATTAGTATCATTTTTCTACTTCAAAACATGCAAAAATTTAAAAATAAATAACTTCCTAAGAGATTTTTGAAGTAATGAGCGTATAAAGCACGCGGACAGTAAAGAACTCTACTTTCCGCGTGCTTTCTTGTAAATTTTTTGAAATAGCTCTAATATCTGAATTATGAATTATCAGTCATTTGTTAGTTTCCGGTTAATCTAGGAAGTCATAGAACCACCTACTAACCTCCTTGATACCAAGATCAAATCTGATAAGTAAATTCGTGTGAAGTGAACCAGTGGTATAGTAAGATAAATTTAAATTAATCTACGAAGCACTAAGGTAGCGGCATCCGGTAAATCGTATAGGGCAGGGTACGCTGGTTTTTACCTTCGTTGTAGTCGGGTTGTTTGTTTATCTGGGAACAGCTTATGTACAAATGCCCATCTGTGGATAAGGAGTAACTATCCGGCCAGATGAGCCGATCGTCTTTCATGATGGTTTTCATTTCCAGATCAGGAGTAATCTGAACAATCGCGTAATTTTGGTAATCGCCCAAGTACAAGTTGCCATCCAGGTCAAAAATCATTCCGTCGGTAGTAGTAAAGCGGCCAAGGTCTTGCACGTGCATTTTTAGTTCTTGCTCGCTTAAATCAGGATTGCGTAAGTATTCCGTTTGAATGCGGTACAACTTATTATCGGTTAAGGGTTTGTAGTACAGCCATTCTCCATCGGGCGAGAGGGCAATGCCATCAGAGTGGATGTGCACAGGTTCGCCGCTTTTTTTAATTCTTTATCGTCTACGAGTAAGGTAAACTCCGGATCGTGTTTGACGGAGTAATGGTTTTGGAGCAACTGTCGCGTTTCTCCAGAATTTAAATCTACCACCACAATGCCGCCTTCGTTGGAGTTGGTTAAATATGCGATTTGTCTTTGCGTATCTACCCGCACGTCGTTTAGGTAACTTTTAGCGCTGAGTACACCTTCAAAAGTATAAACCCGCTCAATGGCATCGGTAGCTAAGTTTATTTTTACTAGCTTATAACTTTGCTGATATACTTGTTCCATGTTCGGACAAGCGGGATCTACTACCCAAAGACTGTTTTCGGCATCAATATATACCGCTTGCACGCATACCCATTTGTTTTTACCATCCTCACCATTCTGCCAGCTATTCATTTCTGCATTGGGGTAAGGTTTTACCTGGTTATTTGCCAACACTTCCACTACACTATATTGGTGCGGACCAGGCCATAAAGGATAATTCGTAAATAAGCGTCCTTCCTGAGAAATGGCTACTCCGGTAAGCTGGTAGGTATCATCGGCAAATAATAGCTCCAGGTTGTTATTTTGTACTTCCATTATATGAAATAACTTTAATTTTAAGTTTCTGATTAAATCTAAGTAACTAGTATACCTGTTCGAGTAAAGCCTTGTTTTAAAAAAGTTGCGGTAATTGCGGGTAAACGAGGGGTGATCCCAACCTTTCGCGATTTGGCAAAAGAAGAATTTTAAAAAATTATGCGGTTAGCGGCTAACAGAAAAGAAGAACTGCTGATAATAACCTTTTCTTTGTACTTTTACTCAGCTTAAGAGTTAAGGGGTTAATTAAAGCTTTCAGGAGTAAAATTTTAAATTTAACTAATATCTAGTTCTGATTTTAAAATCGGGTATTAAGCACTACGTTCAAGAATTCTAGAATTTGCATGAAAAAAAAGATTTTAATTACTGGAGCCAACGGACTTTTGGGCCAAAAACTGGTTACTTTGTTATTACCTAATGCTGATGTAGA
Proteins encoded in this window:
- a CDS encoding SMP-30/gluconolactonase/LRE family protein, which gives rise to MHIHSDGIALSPDGEWLYYKPLTDNKLYRIQTEYLRNPDLSEQELKMHVQDLGRFTTTDGMIFDLDGNLYLGDYQNYAIVQITPDLEMKTIMKDDRLIWPDSYSLSTDGHLYISCSQINKQPDYNEGKNQRTLPYTIYRMPLP
- a CDS encoding major royal jelly family protein; translated protein: MEVQNNNLELLFADDTYQLTGVAISQEGRLFTNYPLWPGPHQYSVVEVLANNQVKPYPNAEMNSWQNGEDGKNKWVCVQAVYIDAENSLWVVDPACPNMEQVYQQSYKLVKINLATDAIERVYTFEGVLSAKSYLNDVRVDTQRQIAYLTNSNEGGIVVVDLNSGETRQLLQNHYSVKHDPEFTLLVDDKELKKAANLCTSTLMALPSRPMENGCTTNP